Proteins encoded by one window of Enterobacter hormaechei subsp. xiangfangensis:
- a CDS encoding AzlD domain-containing protein yields MENMTVFILGIAILSAGTYLMRLGGAKLGNRLALSERSQALLSDAATVLLFSVALATTFYEGDHFAGMARVLGVGFAVFLAWRKMPLIVVIVAAAVVTALLRLAGIN; encoded by the coding sequence ATGGAAAACATGACGGTCTTTATTCTCGGCATCGCCATTCTTTCTGCCGGAACCTATCTGATGCGTCTTGGCGGAGCGAAGCTTGGCAACCGGCTGGCGCTTTCAGAACGGTCGCAGGCGCTGCTTTCAGACGCGGCTACCGTTTTGCTGTTCTCCGTCGCGCTGGCGACAACGTTTTATGAAGGGGACCATTTTGCCGGGATGGCACGTGTGCTGGGCGTGGGGTTCGCGGTGTTTCTGGCCTGGCGCAAAATGCCGTTAATTGTGGTGATCGTCGCGGCGGCGGTGGTGACCGCACTGCTGCGTCTGGCAGGCATAAACTAA
- the fdhE gene encoding formate dehydrogenase accessory protein FdhE: MSIRIIPQDELGSSEKRTAEYIPPLLFPRLKNLYNRRAERLRELAENNPLGDFLRFAALVAHAQEVVLYDHPLQMDLTARIKEANEQGKPPLDIHVLPRDKHWHKLLHSLIAELKPEMSGTALAVIENLEKASDQELEEMASALFASDFSLVSSDKAPFIWAALSLYWAQMASLIPGKARAEYGEARQFCPVCGSMPVSSMVQIGTTQGLRYLHCNLCETEWHVVRIKCSNCEQTRDLNYWSLENEDAAVKAESCGDCGTYLKILYQEKDPKVEAVADDLASLILDAKMEQEGFARSSINPFLFPGEGE; encoded by the coding sequence ATGAGTATTCGCATAATCCCGCAAGATGAGCTGGGGTCGAGCGAGAAACGTACGGCGGAGTATATTCCGCCGTTGTTATTCCCCAGACTCAAGAACCTCTACAACCGCCGCGCAGAGCGTCTGCGCGAGCTGGCAGAGAACAACCCGCTGGGCGATTTTCTGCGTTTTGCCGCGCTGGTCGCCCATGCGCAGGAAGTGGTGCTGTACGACCATCCGCTGCAAATGGACCTGACCGCACGCATCAAAGAAGCCAATGAGCAGGGCAAACCGCCGCTGGATATTCACGTTCTGCCGCGCGACAAGCACTGGCATAAGCTGCTGCATTCCCTGATCGCCGAGCTGAAGCCCGAGATGAGCGGCACGGCGCTGGCGGTCATTGAGAACCTGGAAAAAGCCTCCGATCAGGAGCTGGAAGAGATGGCGAGCGCGCTGTTTGCTTCCGACTTCTCACTGGTGAGCAGCGATAAAGCGCCGTTCATCTGGGCTGCGCTGTCGCTCTACTGGGCGCAAATGGCGAGCCTGATTCCAGGTAAAGCCCGCGCCGAATACGGCGAAGCGCGCCAGTTCTGCCCGGTGTGTGGTTCAATGCCGGTCTCCAGCATGGTGCAAATCGGCACCACTCAGGGGCTGCGCTACCTGCACTGCAACCTGTGTGAAACCGAGTGGCACGTGGTGCGCATCAAGTGCAGCAACTGCGAACAGACCCGCGATCTGAACTACTGGTCGCTGGAAAATGAAGACGCGGCGGTGAAAGCGGAGAGCTGCGGCGACTGCGGGACCTACCTGAAGATTCTGTATCAGGAAAAAGACCCGAAAGTCGAAGCCGTGGCCGACGATCTCGCCTCGCTGATTCTGGACGCGAAGATGGAGCAGGAGGGCTTTGCCCGCAGCTCGATCAACCCGTTCCTGTTCCCGGGTGAAGGGGAGTAA
- the fdxH gene encoding formate dehydrogenase subunit beta, whose translation MAYQSQDIIRRSATNGFTPAPQARDHQQEVAKLIDVTTCIGCKACQVACSEWNDIRDEVGHNVGVYDNPADLTAKSWTVMRFSEVEQNDKLEWLIRKDGCMHCADPGCLKACPSEGAIIQYANGIVDFQSEQCIGCGYCIAGCPFDVPRMNPEDNRVYKCTLCVDRVNVGQEPACVKTCPTGAIHFGSKEDMKTLAAERVGELKTRGYDNAGLYDPAGVGGTHVMYVLHHADKPNLYHGLPENPEISATVKFWKGIWKPLAAVGFAATFAASIFHYVGVGPNRAEEEDDNLHEEKDEVRK comes from the coding sequence ATGGCTTATCAATCTCAAGACATTATCCGTCGTTCCGCGACTAACGGTTTCACGCCCGCGCCTCAGGCGCGGGACCACCAGCAGGAAGTGGCGAAGCTTATCGACGTGACCACCTGTATCGGCTGTAAAGCCTGTCAGGTGGCCTGCTCTGAGTGGAACGACATCCGTGACGAAGTGGGTCACAACGTCGGGGTGTACGACAACCCGGCGGACCTGACCGCCAAGTCCTGGACGGTAATGCGTTTCTCGGAAGTGGAGCAGAACGACAAGCTGGAATGGCTTATTCGCAAAGACGGCTGTATGCACTGTGCGGATCCGGGCTGCCTGAAGGCGTGTCCGTCAGAAGGGGCTATCATTCAGTATGCCAACGGCATCGTCGACTTCCAGTCCGAGCAGTGCATTGGCTGCGGCTACTGCATCGCGGGCTGTCCGTTCGACGTGCCGCGCATGAACCCGGAAGACAACCGCGTCTACAAATGTACGCTGTGCGTTGACCGCGTAAATGTCGGCCAGGAGCCAGCGTGCGTGAAGACCTGTCCAACCGGCGCTATCCACTTTGGCTCTAAAGAGGATATGAAAACGCTGGCGGCAGAGCGCGTGGGCGAGCTGAAAACTCGTGGTTACGATAACGCGGGCCTGTACGATCCGGCCGGGGTTGGCGGTACGCACGTGATGTACGTGCTGCACCACGCCGACAAGCCGAACCTGTATCACGGCCTGCCGGAGAACCCGGAAATCAGCGCGACCGTGAAGTTCTGGAAAGGCATCTGGAAACCGCTGGCCGCGGTCGGTTTTGCGGCCACCTTCGCAGCGAGCATCTTCCACTACGTCGGCGTTGGTCCGAACCGTGCGGAAGAGGAAGACGACAACCTGCATGAAGAGAAAGACGAGGTGCGCAAATGA
- a CDS encoding helix-turn-helix domain-containing protein: protein MTQPISVIAKSLVRERLRTGLSLAEIARRAGIAKSTLSQLESGNGNPSLETLWSLCVALDIPFARLLEPQQPVTQVIRRGEGTKVVAGQANYEAILLAACPPGARRDIYLLLTQPGADRISQPHPPGSVEHIIVTQGRAMVGLIDAAEELGPGDYICYPADQPHIFKALEPDTHALLVAEQN, encoded by the coding sequence ATGACGCAGCCAATCAGCGTGATCGCCAAAAGCCTGGTACGAGAACGCCTGCGAACCGGGCTCTCACTGGCGGAAATTGCCCGCCGTGCCGGGATCGCCAAATCCACGCTTTCACAACTGGAGTCTGGCAACGGCAATCCTAGCCTGGAAACGCTGTGGTCGCTTTGCGTGGCGCTGGATATTCCGTTTGCCCGGTTACTGGAGCCGCAGCAACCCGTCACGCAGGTGATCCGCCGCGGCGAGGGCACAAAAGTCGTCGCCGGGCAGGCGAACTACGAGGCGATTTTGCTCGCGGCGTGTCCGCCGGGCGCGCGTCGTGATATCTATCTGCTGCTGACTCAGCCGGGGGCAGACCGTATTTCCCAGCCCCATCCGCCTGGTTCGGTTGAGCATATTATCGTGACCCAGGGGCGGGCGATGGTCGGTCTGATCGACGCGGCGGAAGAACTCGGCCCGGGAGATTACATTTGCTACCCTGCTGACCAGCCGCATATCTTTAAGGCGCTGGAGCCCGATACGCACGCGCTGCTGGTGGCGGAACAAAACTAA
- a CDS encoding substrate-binding domain-containing protein, translated as MSLKAIAKELGLSVTTVSRALNGYDDVSAETRARVEAEAQRRGYRPNTFARRLKMGKIDAVGLVFPVHPVPLNNSVFMDMVGEISHELARHEIDLLLIADDDLVDKHSYMRMVQSRRVDALIVAHTLDHDPRLEQLQAAGFPFLALGRSQLPQPYAWFDFDNYAGTYQATRWLIEKGHQRIALLGESNNQAFITQRRQGYLDALREAGLSSEWLRAMPPSRRVGYATTQELLSLPQPPTAIITDCNTHGDGAAMALAQMGRLTGENAVSLVVYDGLPQDSIVDIDVAAVIQSTRQGVGKQIADMVRQLINGDDIDTLQVLWQPEFSPGQTA; from the coding sequence ATGTCGCTTAAAGCCATTGCCAAAGAACTGGGGCTGTCTGTTACCACCGTCAGCCGCGCCCTCAACGGATATGACGACGTTTCTGCTGAGACGCGCGCCCGCGTGGAAGCGGAGGCCCAGCGCCGTGGCTACCGACCAAATACCTTTGCCCGTCGCCTGAAGATGGGCAAAATCGACGCCGTCGGGCTGGTATTTCCGGTGCATCCTGTTCCGCTCAATAACAGCGTTTTTATGGACATGGTCGGCGAAATTAGCCACGAACTGGCGCGACATGAGATTGACCTGCTGCTCATCGCTGACGACGATCTGGTGGACAAACACAGCTATATGCGCATGGTGCAGAGCCGACGCGTGGATGCGCTGATAGTGGCGCATACGCTGGATCACGATCCGCGTCTTGAGCAGCTTCAGGCCGCCGGGTTTCCGTTCCTGGCGCTCGGCCGCAGCCAGCTCCCGCAGCCGTACGCGTGGTTCGATTTCGACAACTATGCCGGTACGTATCAGGCCACCCGCTGGCTGATCGAGAAAGGCCATCAGCGCATTGCGCTGCTGGGCGAAAGCAACAACCAGGCATTCATCACCCAGCGCCGCCAGGGCTACCTGGACGCGCTGCGGGAAGCCGGACTTTCCAGCGAATGGCTGCGCGCCATGCCTCCTTCGCGCCGCGTGGGTTATGCCACCACGCAAGAACTTCTCTCCCTGCCGCAGCCGCCCACGGCCATCATTACCGACTGCAACACCCACGGCGACGGCGCAGCGATGGCCCTGGCGCAGATGGGACGCTTAACCGGTGAAAATGCCGTCTCGCTGGTGGTCTATGACGGCTTACCGCAGGACAGCATTGTCGATATCGACGTCGCGGCGGTGATCCAGTCTACCCGTCAGGGCGTCGGGAAACAGATTGCCGATATGGTGCGCCAGTTGATTAACGGCGACGACATTGACACTCTTCAGGTGCTCTGGCAGCCAGAATTCTCCCCAGGCCAGACGGCCTAA
- a CDS encoding AzlC family ABC transporter permease, which yields MKNHLSCLKGDTIKAIVLVCLAVGVVGMSYGSLAMAYGFPLWVPFVLSLTVLAGASEFMFIGIVASGGNPLAAAAAGLLVNARHVPFGVTVRDLVGKRGLSFLGCHIMNDESVVFGLSQKTAEQRKAAYWLCGLGVAIIWPLGAVLGAMVGKLLPDPETIGLDAVFPAILLALVVPAFKNRTTLIRACSGAVLSLAAVPFAPVGLPVLLSLLGLAARKK from the coding sequence ATGAAGAATCACCTCTCTTGCCTGAAAGGCGACACGATAAAAGCGATCGTCCTGGTCTGCCTCGCGGTGGGCGTGGTCGGCATGTCTTATGGCTCACTGGCGATGGCCTACGGTTTCCCGCTGTGGGTGCCGTTTGTCCTCTCCCTCACGGTGCTGGCAGGCGCATCCGAGTTTATGTTTATTGGCATCGTGGCAAGCGGCGGCAATCCGCTGGCAGCGGCCGCGGCCGGTTTACTGGTAAACGCACGCCATGTGCCGTTCGGCGTAACGGTGCGTGACCTGGTGGGCAAGCGCGGCCTGAGCTTTCTGGGCTGTCATATTATGAACGATGAAAGCGTGGTGTTCGGCCTTTCGCAAAAAACCGCCGAGCAGCGTAAAGCGGCCTACTGGCTGTGCGGCCTGGGCGTGGCAATTATCTGGCCGCTGGGGGCGGTACTGGGGGCGATGGTCGGCAAGCTGCTGCCAGACCCGGAAACCATCGGGCTGGACGCGGTGTTCCCGGCGATCCTGCTGGCGTTAGTGGTGCCGGCATTTAAAAACCGTACCACGCTGATCCGCGCCTGTAGCGGCGCAGTGTTGTCGCTGGCCGCCGTACCGTTTGCGCCGGTGGGTCTGCCGGTACTGCTCTCTTTGCTCGGCCTTGCCGCGAGGAAAAAATAA
- the fdnG gene encoding formate dehydrogenase-N subunit alpha gives MQVSRRQFFKICAGGMAGTTAAALGFAPGVALAETRQYKLLRTRETRNTCTYCSVGCGLLMYSLGDGAKNAKASIFHIEGDPDHPVNRGALCPKGAGLVDFIHSESRLKFPEYRAPGSDKWQQISWEEAFDRIAKLMKEDRDANFIAKNAEGTTVNRWLSTGMLCASASSNETGYLTQKFTRALGMLAVDNQARVUHGPTVASLAPTFGRGAMTNHWVDIKNANLIVVMGGNAAEAHPVGFRWAMEAKIHNGAKLIVIDPRFTRTASVADFYTPIRSGTDITFLSGVLLYLMTNEKYNREYTEAYTNASLIVREDYHFEDGLFSGYDAEKRKYDKTSWNYELDENGFAKRDTTLQHPRCVWNLLKEHVSRYTPEVVENICGTPKADFLKVCELIAETSAKDKTASFLYALGWTQHSIGAQNIRTMAMVQLLLGNMGMAGGGVNALRGHSNIQGLTDLGLLSQSLTGYMNLPSEKQTDLQTYLTASTPKPLLEGQVNYWGNYPKFFVSLMKAFYGDKATAENSWGFDWLPKWDKGYDVLQYFEMMHQGQVNGYICQGFNPVASFPNKNKVVESLSKLKFLVTIDPLNTETSTFWQNHGESNDVDPSKIQTEVFRLPSTCFAEENGSIVNSGRWLQWHWKGADAPGIALNDGEILAGIFLRLRKMYASEGGATPEPVLNMTWNYSTPENPAPEEVAMESNGKALADVIDPATGAVLAKKGDQLSTFAHLRDDGTTSSGCWIFAGSWTPKGNQMANRDNADPSGLGNTLGWAWAWPLNRRILYNRASADPQGNPWDPKRQLLKWDGAKWGGVDIPDYSTAAPGSDVGPFIMQPEGMGRLFAIDKMAEGPFPEHYEPFETPLGTNPLHPNVVSNPAARIFKSDFEALGKKDKFPYVGTTYRLTEHFHYWTKHALLNAIAQPEQFVEIGEKLANKLGIAHGDTVKVSSNRGYIKAKAVVTKRIRTLNVHGQQVDTIGIPIHWGYEGVAKKGFIANTLTPFVGDANTQTPEFKAFLVNVEKV, from the coding sequence ATGCAGGTCAGCAGAAGGCAGTTCTTTAAGATCTGCGCTGGCGGTATGGCAGGCACCACGGCGGCGGCACTGGGCTTTGCGCCCGGTGTAGCGCTGGCGGAAACACGGCAGTATAAACTGCTGCGCACCCGCGAAACCCGTAACACCTGTACGTACTGCTCCGTCGGCTGTGGGCTGTTAATGTATAGCCTCGGCGACGGTGCGAAAAACGCCAAAGCATCTATTTTCCACATCGAAGGCGATCCGGATCACCCGGTAAACCGTGGTGCACTCTGTCCGAAAGGGGCCGGTCTGGTAGATTTTATCCACTCCGAAAGCCGCCTGAAGTTTCCTGAGTATCGCGCTCCCGGCTCTGACAAATGGCAGCAAATCAGCTGGGAAGAAGCGTTCGATCGCATCGCTAAGCTGATGAAAGAAGACCGCGATGCCAACTTTATCGCGAAGAATGCCGAAGGCACCACCGTTAACCGTTGGCTCTCCACCGGCATGCTGTGTGCTTCAGCGTCCAGTAACGAAACCGGCTATTTAACCCAGAAATTTACGCGCGCACTCGGTATGCTCGCGGTCGACAACCAGGCGCGTGTCTGACACGGACCAACGGTAGCAAGTCTTGCTCCAACATTTGGTCGCGGTGCGATGACCAACCACTGGGTCGACATCAAGAACGCCAACCTTATTGTGGTGATGGGCGGTAACGCCGCTGAAGCGCACCCTGTCGGGTTCCGCTGGGCGATGGAAGCCAAAATCCACAACGGCGCGAAGCTGATTGTGATCGATCCCCGCTTTACGCGTACAGCGTCAGTGGCGGATTTCTACACCCCTATTCGTTCAGGTACTGACATCACTTTCCTGTCAGGCGTACTGCTGTACCTGATGACCAACGAAAAATATAACCGCGAGTACACCGAAGCCTATACCAACGCCAGCCTGATCGTGCGTGAGGATTACCACTTCGAAGATGGCCTGTTCAGCGGTTACGACGCCGAAAAACGCAAGTACGACAAAACCAGCTGGAACTACGAGCTGGACGAAAACGGCTTTGCGAAGCGCGACACCACCCTGCAACACCCGCGCTGCGTGTGGAACCTGCTGAAAGAGCACGTTTCCCGCTACACGCCGGAGGTTGTCGAAAACATCTGTGGGACGCCGAAAGCGGATTTCCTGAAGGTGTGCGAGTTGATTGCGGAAACCAGCGCGAAAGATAAAACCGCGTCGTTCCTGTATGCGCTCGGCTGGACGCAGCACTCCATCGGCGCGCAGAACATCCGCACCATGGCGATGGTTCAGCTGCTCCTCGGCAACATGGGGATGGCAGGCGGCGGCGTGAACGCCCTGCGCGGTCACTCCAACATTCAGGGTCTGACCGACCTCGGCCTGCTGTCTCAGAGCCTGACGGGTTACATGAACCTGCCGAGCGAGAAACAGACTGACCTGCAAACCTACCTGACGGCCAGCACGCCAAAACCGCTGCTCGAAGGCCAGGTGAACTACTGGGGCAACTATCCGAAGTTCTTCGTCTCGCTGATGAAAGCCTTCTACGGCGACAAGGCGACGGCGGAAAACAGCTGGGGCTTTGACTGGCTGCCGAAGTGGGACAAAGGTTACGACGTACTTCAGTACTTCGAAATGATGCACCAGGGCCAGGTCAACGGCTATATCTGCCAGGGCTTTAACCCGGTGGCGTCGTTCCCGAACAAGAACAAGGTTGTCGAGTCTCTGTCGAAGCTGAAGTTCCTGGTGACGATTGACCCGCTCAATACCGAAACGTCGACGTTCTGGCAGAACCACGGTGAGTCGAACGACGTCGATCCGTCGAAGATTCAGACCGAAGTGTTCCGTCTGCCGTCCACCTGCTTCGCGGAAGAGAACGGGTCTATCGTCAACTCCGGCCGCTGGTTGCAGTGGCACTGGAAAGGCGCAGACGCCCCGGGCATCGCCCTGAATGACGGCGAGATCCTGGCCGGCATCTTCTTACGCCTGCGTAAGATGTACGCCTCTGAGGGCGGCGCAACGCCTGAGCCGGTACTGAACATGACCTGGAACTACTCGACGCCGGAAAACCCAGCGCCGGAAGAAGTGGCCATGGAGAGCAACGGTAAAGCGCTGGCGGACGTTATCGACCCGGCGACCGGTGCGGTGCTGGCGAAGAAAGGCGATCAGCTCAGCACCTTCGCGCACCTGCGCGATGACGGTACGACGTCAAGCGGCTGCTGGATCTTTGCCGGGAGCTGGACGCCGAAAGGCAACCAGATGGCCAACCGCGATAACGCCGACCCGTCGGGCCTCGGTAATACGCTGGGCTGGGCATGGGCGTGGCCGCTTAACCGCCGCATCCTCTATAACCGTGCCTCCGCTGATCCGCAGGGCAACCCGTGGGATCCGAAGCGTCAGCTTCTGAAGTGGGACGGCGCGAAATGGGGCGGCGTGGATATTCCGGACTACAGCACTGCCGCACCAGGCAGCGATGTCGGGCCGTTTATCATGCAGCCTGAAGGGATGGGCCGTCTGTTTGCTATCGATAAGATGGCGGAAGGGCCATTCCCGGAACACTACGAGCCGTTTGAGACGCCGCTGGGTACTAACCCGCTGCACCCGAACGTGGTCTCTAACCCGGCAGCCCGTATCTTCAAGAGCGATTTTGAAGCGCTGGGTAAAAAGGACAAGTTCCCGTATGTCGGCACCACTTACCGTCTGACCGAGCACTTCCACTACTGGACCAAGCACGCGCTGCTGAATGCCATCGCGCAGCCGGAACAGTTTGTGGAGATCGGCGAGAAGCTGGCGAACAAACTCGGCATTGCCCATGGCGATACCGTGAAGGTCTCCTCTAACCGCGGCTACATCAAAGCCAAGGCGGTGGTGACCAAGCGTATTCGCACGCTGAACGTTCACGGTCAGCAGGTGGATACCATCGGCATCCCGATTCACTGGGGTTATGAGGGCGTGGCGAAGAAAGGGTTCATTGCGAACACCCTGACGCCGTTCGTCGGTGATGCGAACACGCAGACGCCGGAGTTTAAGGCCTTCCTCGTGAACGTGGAAAAGGTGTAA
- a CDS encoding DUF1471 domain-containing protein, with protein MKSIKTFVAVIALATSFGSFAAQTVTASASTLDGAEAKIAAQAQEAGASSYKITQAFTGNRVHMTAELNK; from the coding sequence ATGAAAAGCATCAAAACTTTTGTCGCAGTAATCGCTCTGGCTACCTCTTTTGGTTCTTTCGCTGCGCAGACAGTGACCGCATCCGCCTCTACCCTGGATGGTGCAGAAGCTAAAATCGCTGCACAGGCACAGGAAGCGGGCGCGTCATCCTACAAAATTACCCAGGCATTCACCGGTAACCGCGTACACATGACCGCTGAACTGAACAAATAA
- the fdoI gene encoding formate dehydrogenase cytochrome b556 subunit, with translation MRKRDTIVRYTAPERINHWVTAFCFMLAAISGLGFFFPSFNWLMQIMGTPQLARILHPFVGVIMFASFIIMFFRYWHHNLINRDDIFWAKNIRKIVVNEEVGDTGRYNFGQKCVFWAAIIFLVLLLVSGVIIWRPYFAPAFSIPVIRFALMLHSFAAVALIVVIMVHIYAALWVKGTITAMVEGWVTKTWAKKHHPRWYREVRQKQEKSSE, from the coding sequence ATGAGAAAACGTGACACCATCGTGCGCTACACCGCGCCGGAACGCATCAACCACTGGGTCACCGCCTTCTGCTTCATGCTGGCGGCGATAAGCGGGCTGGGGTTCTTCTTCCCGTCCTTCAACTGGCTGATGCAGATCATGGGGACACCACAGCTGGCGCGTATACTGCACCCGTTTGTGGGCGTCATCATGTTCGCGTCGTTCATCATCATGTTTTTCCGTTACTGGCACCATAACCTAATCAATCGGGATGATATCTTTTGGGCGAAGAATATTCGTAAGATCGTCGTCAACGAGGAAGTAGGTGATACCGGGCGTTATAACTTCGGCCAGAAATGCGTATTCTGGGCGGCGATTATCTTCCTGGTCCTGTTGCTGGTGAGCGGCGTGATCATCTGGCGTCCGTACTTTGCGCCTGCTTTCTCAATCCCGGTGATCCGATTTGCGCTAATGCTGCATTCATTTGCCGCAGTGGCGTTAATTGTGGTTATCATGGTGCATATTTACGCCGCCCTCTGGGTGAAAGGCACCATTACCGCGATGGTGGAAGGCTGGGTCACCAAAACGTGGGCGAAGAAACATCACCCGCGCTGGTACCGAGAAGTCCGCCAGAAACAGGAAAAGTCATCTGAATGA
- the fdhD gene encoding formate dehydrogenase accessory sulfurtransferase FdhD: MSKQNRVAHASPLPAGIVELSIHRPPHISHATPDFLAEEVPVALVYNGISHVVMMASPKDLELFAIGFSLSEGIIAHPQEIYGMDVVHACNGLEVQIELSSRRFMGLKERRRALAGRTGCGVCGVEQLNDIGKPIIPLPFTQTFNLAHLDRALEHLNDVQPIGQLSGCTHAAAWILPSGNIAGGHEDVGRHVALDKLLGRRARESNVWQQGAALVSSRASYEMVQKSAMCGVEILFAVSAATTLAVEVAERCNLTLVGFCKPGRATIYTHPQRLIVDQ; this comes from the coding sequence GTGTCTAAACAAAACCGTGTTGCCCACGCGTCGCCACTGCCTGCGGGTATTGTGGAACTGTCGATACACAGACCGCCTCACATTTCACATGCCACGCCGGATTTTCTGGCGGAAGAGGTCCCCGTTGCCCTGGTTTACAACGGTATTTCGCATGTGGTGATGATGGCCTCGCCGAAAGATCTGGAGCTGTTCGCCATAGGTTTTTCCCTCTCGGAAGGCATCATTGCGCATCCGCAGGAGATCTACGGCATGGATGTGGTTCATGCCTGTAATGGTCTTGAAGTGCAAATCGAACTCTCCAGCCGCCGCTTTATGGGGCTGAAAGAGCGCCGCCGGGCGCTGGCCGGACGTACCGGCTGCGGCGTGTGCGGCGTTGAACAGCTTAACGATATCGGCAAACCCATTATCCCGCTGCCGTTCACCCAGACGTTCAATCTGGCGCACCTTGATCGGGCGCTTGAGCACCTGAACGACGTGCAACCCATCGGTCAGCTCAGCGGCTGTACCCACGCGGCGGCATGGATATTGCCGTCAGGCAACATTGCCGGCGGTCATGAAGATGTGGGCCGCCACGTCGCGCTGGATAAGCTGTTAGGTCGCCGCGCTCGGGAAAGCAACGTCTGGCAGCAGGGCGCGGCGTTAGTCTCCAGCCGCGCCAGCTATGAGATGGTGCAAAAGTCCGCCATGTGCGGCGTGGAAATTCTGTTTGCGGTGTCAGCGGCAACCACGCTGGCGGTGGAAGTGGCGGAGCGCTGCAACCTGACGCTGGTGGGGTTCTGCAAGCCGGGTAGAGCAACTATTTACACCCATCCGCAGCGATTGATAGTTGATCAGTAA
- a CDS encoding alpha/beta hydrolase encodes MALEKGIERLVQGFIAAGRPSSRRQTIEVRRAGYIASTELAGKTETRVQLETLVLEGLTIRVFSPLNAPEILPAAIYYHGGCFISGGFDTHDNQLRQLAYYGNCRVIAIQYRLAPEHTFPAAHDDAERGANLVWQYADELGVDKNRLTLCGDSAGGHLALVTSLRLKAKGLWDPAQLILIYPMLDATASLESYTLNGMDYVITRDTLLSGYEMYLAGADRQHPEVSPLWRNDFSGLPKVHIVTAEYDPLRDEGEALYQRLTAQGVKCTAQQWRGVIHGFFQLGGISQSARDIMRDIAWRINHAGRE; translated from the coding sequence ATGGCACTGGAAAAGGGTATTGAACGGCTGGTTCAAGGATTTATCGCTGCAGGTCGCCCCTCATCGCGTCGCCAGACAATTGAGGTACGACGAGCAGGCTATATTGCCAGCACGGAGCTTGCCGGGAAGACCGAAACGCGCGTTCAGCTGGAGACGCTTGTTCTTGAGGGTCTTACCATTCGGGTATTTTCACCTCTCAATGCGCCTGAAATATTGCCTGCTGCCATCTACTACCACGGCGGATGTTTTATCAGCGGCGGCTTTGATACCCATGACAACCAGCTCCGTCAGTTAGCCTACTACGGCAATTGCCGGGTGATTGCGATTCAGTACAGACTGGCGCCGGAGCATACCTTCCCCGCCGCACATGACGATGCTGAAAGAGGTGCGAATCTGGTCTGGCAGTATGCAGACGAATTAGGCGTGGATAAGAACCGACTCACCCTCTGTGGAGACAGCGCAGGAGGGCATTTGGCGCTGGTAACGTCATTGCGGCTTAAGGCAAAAGGGCTCTGGGATCCCGCGCAGCTCATTCTTATCTATCCCATGCTCGACGCTACGGCCAGTCTTGAAAGCTATACCCTCAATGGCATGGATTACGTGATTACTCGCGATACCCTTTTGAGCGGCTATGAAATGTATCTGGCTGGAGCCGACCGTCAGCATCCTGAAGTCAGTCCACTGTGGCGCAACGACTTTAGCGGTCTGCCGAAGGTCCATATTGTTACCGCTGAGTATGATCCGTTACGTGACGAAGGCGAGGCGCTTTATCAGCGCCTCACGGCGCAAGGCGTGAAGTGTACCGCTCAACAATGGCGGGGTGTAATTCACGGCTTCTTCCAGTTGGGTGGAATTAGCCAGTCAGCGCGAGACATTATGCGAGATATTGCCTGGCGCATTAACCATGCCGGGCGAGAGTGA